The window TGAAATATTTGACCATCATATGACACTCTATTCCCAGATACCGCAAGGCGAATAATATCGACATATTCTTTCATGCGTTGAACCGGATTATCAAATTTTAAACCATGCCATTCTTGAACAATCGGTTTGCTACTAGTACCAAGTCCAAGTATGAACCTTCCATTTGATACAGTATCAAGTGTTACAGCAGACATGGCAATCAATGCAGGACTTCGAGAGTAAATGTTAATGATAGAAGAGCCTAATTTTGGTTTTTTTGCAATATTTGAGACATTCGATAAAACAGAACAGCAATCCATTCCCCAAGTTTCAGGAACCCATATGGAATCAACCGTGTGATTATTCAATATTTTAGCACAGTGAGATATTTCTTCAATGGACAAAAGTGAGCCTAGACTAAATCCAAGTCTCATACATATCACTTTGAAGCAATAAATTTTTCATATTGTGTAGATTTTATGAGAGATTCACACTCTTCCATATCTTTGTAAGAATCAATTGATTTCCAAAACACATTACCATATTGTATTGCGTTCAATTTCTCTTTTTTGGCAAGAATCGGAAATGTCGTACTTTCAAGATTTCCTACAGAAGGTACATGTTTGAGTACATCTTTATTCAAATTATATATTCCAGCATTCATCCAATAGTTAGACATCTCAGGTTTTTCTTCAAATCTTTCGACTTTTGAATTATCAAGATGAACTATTCCAAACGATGTTCTAAGAGGTATTACTGCGATGGAGTTGTCATGTGTTTTTAATTTGCCAAGATCAAGATTTGTCAGAACATCTCCATTTGCTACAAAAAAGCTATCAGAGTCAATGTGTTTGGCGGCCTTTTTTATAGCACCGGCAGTGCCTAGCGGCCTGTTTTCTACAGAATATGTAATGGTGACACCAAAATTTTTCCCATCAAGATATTTGATCACTTGATCTGATCGATAACCCACACATACTATGATATCGTTTATCCCAAATTTTTTGAAGTATCGTATCTGCCACTCTATTATAGGATAATTACAGATAGGAATCATTGGTTTTGGAAGATAATCAGTGAGTGGTTTGAGTCGTTTGCCAAACCCTCCAGAAAGAAGTAATGCTTGCACAAAGTTACGATTAGTAGATTTTAATTAAAAGATTTGGAAAACTGGAACAGGTCATTGTTGTTCTGAATTAGAATTTTTCTCTGTCATGTAGTAATGTAATTCAGTATAACACTCTACGCAATAATCTTCATCTTTGGTGTGTTCACAATCATATACTTTGTTCACATCATTACCGCATTTAGCACATTTTATCATGTTTTTTAATATCTCAATCCGTCTCTTTGAATATTTCCAAAAGATATCAAAATTTAGGATTTACGAATTTTTAGTATTCCCAATATAGTAATTATGACACCAATTCCAAGAACTGCTCCAAATTCTCTTACCGCTCTTGCATCCTGAGATTGAGCACCTTGTAATGCAAGTATAATTCCAGTTCCGGCAATTATCAATGCACCTCCAATTATTATCAATATCCCTAATTTCTTTGAAGGCTCTTTTCGTGTGATGAAAAACGAGATAATTAGTAAAGCAGAAGGGATTATCCCAAAGACAGAACCTCTTACAGATACATCCATTGGAAGAAAGCCGTTCTTTCCACCATTTGCTGCAATTACGTCAAGACCGTAAATACAGAGCATGATTATAGATATAACAGACATTACAACTGCTATCTTTGTTTTCACATCTAAGCTTGGCCAGTACATCTAATAAACTTATGAGAGTTACAAAAAGATCTGCGAACAGTTTGAAAATACAGAATGCTAATACTTAGATTTTAGATCTAGACGGCATGCAAGTAGTTAACTATTTTTAAAACCATGTTCAAGGCATGTGGTTGACAAAGAGTCTAGGAATAATTGGTGGGGGTCAACTTGGAATGATGCTTACAGAAGCAGCAAAAACTATGCCAGAGTACATATCAGATGTAACGGTTCTTGATCCAACTGAGAATTGTCCTGCCTCAAGATCAGGAGCAAAACAAATTGTAGCAGATTTTAAAGACAAAAATGCTATAGTTGAACTAGCACTTCAGTCAGATGTCATAACTTATGAAATAGAATCAGGAGATAGTGAGGTGTTAGAATCATTGCATGGAGAAGTTGCAATAAATCCATCTCCCAGCACACTAAGAGTAATACAAGACAAATATCTGCAAAAAAAATTCTTGAGACAAAATAACATACCAGTGGCAGACTTTGATGTCATAGAATCGCTTGATGATCTGAGGAAAAAAACCGTAATTTTCCAATATCCAGTATTACTAAAAGCAAGACGTGACGCCTATGATGGCAGAGGGAATTTCAAGATAAATGATTCATCCCAGATAGAAGAAGCATACAACAAGTTTGCTGGGAGACAAACAATGATTGAGAAATTTGTAGATTTTAAAATGGAAGTATCAGTGATTGCTGCACGAAATATCCATGGTGAAATTGCAACGTATCCTCTAGTTGAGAACATCCATAGAGAAAACATATTAGAATTCACAATCGCACCTGCACGTGTAGACAACAAAATTGCATCAGAGGCAGACAGGATTGCAAAAAAAACCATGGATGTATTACACGGTGCAGGAGTGTTTGGAATAGAAATGTTTGTGACAAAAGATGAAAAAGTATTGATAAATGAAATTGCTCCAAGAGTACACAATTCAGGACACCACACATTACAATCAAGTGAAACATCGCAGTTTGAACAGCATCTAAGAGCAATACTTGGATTGCCTCTGGGAAGTACAAAGCTAAAACATGCCACAGTGATGTGCAACATACTGGGACCAAAGGATTTCTTTGGAAGATACAAACCAATTACACTTGAACAAACAAACGGAGTTTACCTCAAGATGTACAACAAAGATGAAGCCAAGCCACAGAGAAAACTAGGACATTTCAATGTAGTTGATGAGCAAGACAAAGGAATTGATTTTGTTTTTGAAAAAGCTATAGAAATTAAAAAATCAGTAAAATTCTTAACTTGAGATAAATATTATTTCATTTGTTTTTATCATCTTTCTTCCATCATATGCATTGTTGAAAGAGAATATGACATCTATGAACACATGATTTGCATAATTCTGCTCTTATCAATTGATTCTCTTGTGGGCAATATTTTCATGACGATTTTGTTCTTTTCTACCGAAATTCTAACATTTTCAAATATCGCCTTATACTTTGTAACCTTCTTTCCATCAGAGGTGTTCACATGGTCATGTGGGAGCAACACCCCATCTCGAATTAGTGAGTTTATTTTTCTATAACCCGAAGTTTGCGGGATATTGCTTATTTCTAAGATATCTGAAATTGTTTTTGATTCACCCATAACTGTATTAATGATATTTTTTTTATCTTCATCTCCCAATGATTTTAGCATCATTCTCATCAATCTAGCGTCTTCCAAGGTCATCCACTGTTTTACATGATTTTTTTGTTCCCTCATTGCAACAATCTTGTCCAAAAGATTCTTTTCTACTCCATCAGCATCACCTCCAAAAAACTCTCTAAGAACAGTATCTAGTTTTTCAAAATCCTCAACTGCCTGAGAGAAAGATATGACATATTTTTCAAACAGTCTCTTTTCTATTCGTTCAAATGTGATCTGACCCAAATTATCCCTAACTACCAATTCTAAAGACTTTGCAATGAGTGTATCTAGGCCTGACATTAAAATATCGTGCATTCATGCCTGATAAATTAGAGCGTATGTATCATGATGTAACATAGTTGCTGTTAGCGATCTACAATTTTTCAAAATGAAAAACATGTCCAACTAATCATTACAATCAGAACTGATACTGAAAATAAAATAACCTAACACATATTGAAAAATACACTAAGTGACACATATGATAATGTACTTTTATCAGCTAAATACGATACCGCATTACTGTCTGAAGAAATTAAGGTGTAATATTTCGATACACACAGGAGGCTAAAACCGATCTATAGATATGACTTGTAATATGACAATAGATGCATCAAAGATACTACCTACAAGCATGCAATCTGATATATCACTATCTAGTCATGAAGTTCTATTTGATAAGATTAGAAACGAACTATCAAAATTCGGATTAACGCCTAATCAGTCCAAAGTATTTTTGTACTTGGAAAAATACGGCTCCAGTACAGCTACTCAGGTAAGCAAGGCATTAAAGATTCCAAGAACAGAAACATATCATTTACTAACCAATTTGCAGAACAAGGGAATCATATCTGCTGCTTTTCAACATCCAATAAGATTCACGTCTCTTCCCATGGACAAGGCAATAACCACCCTGATAAATGCAGAAAAAGAGAGGGTCAAGAATCTAGAAACGCAGGAAAAAAAATTAATCGACATGTGGAATGCATTACCAAGATTCAAGACAAACAATGAAGAAGTCAAGGACGGAAAGTTTCAGATGTTACAAGGCACAAACCAAATGACTGGAAAAATAAAAGAAATGCTTTCAGGATCAAAAGAAACTATCCAGGTATTAGCATCAGAAAAAGATTTCATGAAGTTTTATCATGCTGGATATCTTGAAATCATAGAAAATTCCAAATCGGAGGTACAAATTATTTCATCATCATCTGAAAAGACATCATATATTTTTGAAGGCAACCTTATGAGTAAGGTCAAAAAAACACCTATGAAGATTAAAGAAGATTTGTGCTTCATCATAATAGATGAGAAAGAATCCATATTGTTTATGAAAAATACAAATGAGGTATCACAGAATGTTTTGGCCATGTGGACTGATTCGTCTTCAATGGTGTATACATTAAAGTTGTTATTCACATACGTATGGTCAAATTCAAAACATTTCAAAAATGAATAAATTTTGTGTGTAAACAAAGTATTTTCGCATTCCATCATACGTCTGGATGTAATTTAATTTCCATTTTTGGCAGATGGTGTTTTTATAGCAAAAAGCATAAAAAATATTGTGAAACATAAACTAGCATTTGGTGAAAAAGATTCTAAATTCTCAGAGGTATTTGTGAGCTATGTTTCAGACATTGCACTTGAAGTAGAAGCTATAAACTCAAAAAAAATGCAAAACGATATACAGAGTATAAATGAACATATAGATAGAATTAGTCGGGCATTATTAGGAATAGTTGATGCAAGACTGGCTCTTGGAAAAAAATCACAAGATATGCAGAATTAACAAGAATTCAAATAAACTTCAAAACAATTTCAACAAATTAAAAATTATATCTCCATAAAAAACTTGGATTATAAATCCAGCAGCGATGTAAAGTATATACGGCATTCCAGGAGTAACCCATGTCTCTTTTTCATTACAAAATGACATATGTTCAACATGTTTCAAGGAAAAATCAAGGTGTTTTTTCCCATCAATCACAGTCTCTAATGAGAAACTATGTTTTGGATTTTTTGCTTTATATCCAATAAAAATGGCAAGTATTTTTTTCATCCTAGTTTCATCAATGTCTTTGAAGATGTTTTCTTTTCTTGTAATAGAAATAATATTTCTAGACAAATTTACAAAAAGTGAGGCAACTGACAATATGGCAGCATTTGTAAGGATAGTAAACGGAGTGAGCTGAGCTGTTGTGATAGTAAACATCGGAGCTAGACTTGCAAGTACGACAAGACAAAGAGCATCCGCACCCCCAAACATTCCAAGTCTCCACAACAAAAGAGCAACAGGAGCAATGATCAGAGACATCCCTACAACTTTGAGAGAAAACAAAATATCGGGGCTAAATACCACCAGAAGAATAGACACTCCTGAAAAAGCAATCCATAACATGTCATTAATTTCACGTTTTTTCAGATCAAGAAAAGACGCCAATCCAAGCATGGTAAAGGCTGCAATCATTCGGACTATATTTACAACAGAGAGACCGTCAAACATCACATTTCACTCAAATGGGAAATGTACCACTTTTAGTTTCCAAAAGGAGTAGATCAGTCTTATATTGTAGAAATCCAATGGGTTTTTTATGAGACTCTTTTATGCATGGCACAACCCAGAAACCAAGAGGTACGTTCCATACTATTCCATAGTATTGATTGCATGTGTGACTGTTGTGGTTCTGACCATGTTTCAAGTCATACACCAGACTCCATTACAAAATGCAGCCACGTTTTTTGAGGGGTTTTTTTCATTGTTTATGTTAGTACGCAATGAAAAAGTAGGTAATGCATTTTTAACGCATATGGCATCCATAAGATTGGCTTCCAAATTTTAATTCTGACCTCTTTCTGTCATTCTTTCTTTTAGATCACCAAATCTTTCTTGTAGGTTTATTTTTTTGGAAATACTTTCAAACATTTCCTTTTTCTTAAAGATCAATATTCCTACACCTGCAATTACAGGGATAATTAAAAATATAGGATTAATTCCAAATAATGAAACATTATTTTGTGTAGGTTGTGGATCACTTGTTGTAAGCGGTGCATTCACAGTGACATCTTTAACAACATGTGTGGTTTGATATTCGCCACCCAGCACTGATGCATCAATATGGATTTTTCCAGGAGTATTGGCTTCCATTGTAATTTTTGCTTTGCCCTCATCATCAGTTACAGAATTCATGTTTGTGATTTTTGCCCCATCTACTTTCCAGTCTACTGCTAGACCTTTTAGTGGAAGTTGTTTGTATGAGGCAGTAATTTCTGCAGAGAGTGGCACGTTAGATTCTGCAAAATCAGCAGATGCAATATTTACATCAGGTACGACACTCACAGCATTTATTGTGAATTTAGACAATGGAATTTCATCAGCAAGCATTGCAATTTCAGACTGGCCATCACTTTTTGCTTCAACATCAAAGGTTGTAAAATACGAACCAGTATTGATTTTCACACTATCTGGAAATTGAATAACAGATTGATTACTTGAAACAAATTTAACATCAATGTCATGGTTTGCAAATGTTGGTATTTGTTGTCCATCAAGAAGTTCAATCGATATAGTACTCTTCAATCCTGCAGTTAGTTTATCTGGATAAACCATTGATATGGATTTTGCATTCATAGAGATTCCTTCTGTGCTAAAAGTTGTGGAATATGTAGGAGTTGTAACTGAAAATATTTGTAGACCATCCTTGTTCAACGTAGCACTAGATACCAACACAGGCTGGGTTGTAATCATGGATAGTTTGTCAGTCAAGATAGAATCCACAGGAGAGACAGATATATCAAAATCATTAGGAGGTGTATCTAGTGAGTCACTTTTTGTCATAAAAAATGCGAGGGGAAACGCACTATGTGTAAGCACTTTGGGCAATAGTGGCTGGGCATTTAACATGTCACTACTAGTGACAGTACTTGTAACTGTAGGTACTACCGATTGAGGATTATCAGTTACAACATTGAGTGTGACTGGATTAACAACTGTTCCAACTTGGCCAAATACCAGAGCAGATTGAGAGCCTCGATTCATTTGTACATTAGATATAGACACTACAGAAGGATCAGATGAATCAATACGCACTGGTAGATCTGTTTTTGCAAGTAACACGTTACCAAAAGTATCTTCAAGATGAACAACTCCTATCAATTCCTTTTGTCCAGTAGCAAGAATTGGCAAAGCATCTAGCCTTGCAGATTTTGTATCAAGCATTATGTTGGTAGCATTTGTAGTAATTTCTGCAGGAGCGGACACTAGATTTCCCTTTGCAGATATAGTGACATTAAATTTACCTGTAGTCCCAGCAGATACTTCAATTGGAATGTATGCCCAGTATGAGCCTTGTTTTATTACCATTTGTTCATTTACTTGGAATAACGGACTTTGTTTACTAGTGTTAATAGTTCCTATACCAGTGGCATTTGTAACTTGAACAGTTACAGGAATATCACTTGTTGCAACTATTGGATTTCCAGATGAATCATGTAATTGAGTGATAACATAGGCTGTTGCAGACTTGTATGCACTTATTTTACTTGGATATACATAAGCCTGAATGGTGTTTTGTGAATTTACATTTTTTACTGTGACTTGGGTTGATACTTCTTGCATTGAAGGCGAGGATGCATATATCAGAGCAGAGCCTGGGCCATCTATAATGAATTGTCCTGTTGCATAATATTGGCCGCTTTTGATTATAATTTGAGAATCAACCGGGTTTACAATCTTGCTGTCAGATGTAGTTATCGATACTGGCATGTCTGATGCTACAGGAGTTGGAATACCATCGCTGTTAACACTTTCAACTGCTACATATCCATGCACAGGACCGTTTGTAGCAAATGTTGATGGAGTAGTTTTGATAAGAAGATTTGTAACAACATTAGAGTTTTTAAATACAGTAAGATCAAATTCGGTTGATGAAAATCCTGGTGCGGCAAGTGCAATTTTTGCATCACCCGGTTTTATTGCATTTATTTTTATTTTAGACATCATGTGTCCATCAGCAGAAGTAATTTCTGCAATTTGAATTATGGATGGGTCTGATGATGTAGCAACTAGTTTGTCAATTGAGATGCCATCGGTTTTAGAATAAACCTCTATAATGCCTTGAGTATCTTCCATGATTTTGCCAGGTAATAGGGTCACTCCAAGTTCAGGCGTATCAGCATAGACGCATATGGGAAATACCAATGCAATAGATAGAATAAGTATCAGCAGATATCTCAAATCAGCAGATCTGGCTCTAGATACAATATAAGAGACGGTATGACTTTTTTAGTGACATACTCTCATGTGGATGATGCAGGTTTGAGGATTGAACCTATGTTGATAACATGAAGCTGAATCATCCCAATTGAGGCCATTGTGATTACAGTGAGTAACAATGAGAACATAAAGCCACCAGAATACGCACCTTTTGTTATCTTGCCAATAAAAAGACCTGCAAGCCATGCTTGTGCTACAACTGCAATAGAGACTACCTCAAGCAGTGAATTAGGTGCAGTATTTTGTTGTGCGTTATTTGTGTGAACAACATCTTTTCCCTGGTTTATCTCTGCAAAAGAATCTATTGTAAGCAATGTTGTGAATCCCGTAATTACTATTAGCATGAATCCAACGATAACATATGGTTGTAACATGTCACGCTTGTTTTTTGCAATGTTGTGAATTTTTTCACTTGCATCAGCTAGTGAATCAAGTGTATTTACATTTCCCCCACCTGAGGAAATTATTTCAAATAAAATTCTGAAACTAACAAGAACTTGGAAATTTTTCATCTCTTTTTGTAATGTCTCAAAGATATTAGACATTGGAATTCCCCATTCCAGTTTGTTTGCTATTGTGTTTGCCACAATGTTAAATGATTTGAAGTCCTTTCTTTTGCATGCATGTATGATGCATTTCTCAGGACCCATTCCGGCTTTTCGTGCCTCTGTAATGTCTCGTAAAATTTGTGGAGTTGCAGATTCTGCATGAATGTTTATAGTGTAGATCTTTTGGAATTTTAATGCAGGCCATAATGAAGCAATTACAAGTGCGATACCTAGAATGTATGCATTTGCATGAAAGTTTGAAAGAACATTACTTGCAATCAATACTATTACAACAATAAAAGGCGGCAGACAAAACTTTAATAATTTTTTTAATTCGATTTCTGGAATATTTGAGGTATTCATCTTTTGTACAATCTTCATGAATGCAATTGATATTATTGGAGAGAAGATTAACAACAAATAGGGAGGATCAGATTGTGTCTGGTCACCTGAACTAGTAAGCGGGTTTGAGCCTATAGCAGCTACTAAAATGAATACTGCCAATATGACTATCTGCATAGTTAACCAACCATGGACTACACCACTAAGCTTTTCAACAGATTGTTTTTCAAGATTTTCTAGTCTATCATATGAGCTTGACATTTTGCTCTTGAGATAATTGACTACATTACCTCCACTTTGAATAGCAGACACATATCCATTTAGGAATTCGCCTAATGCTCTAGAAGATGGCTTGTCTTTTGCCTGGCTTAGTGCCGTTAGTGGATCCACTCCAAGCATATCGATTTTTTTTAAAATTTTGATTGTTTCTGTTTGAATGACAGGAAGAAGATTAATGTCTTTGATTTTTTGTAAAATGGTATATGGTCCAAACCCGCTTGATGCAAGAAGTGACATTATTGTAATAAAGTATGGAAGTTCGCGTTCTATCTTTTTGTTCTGTTTTTTTTCATAATCAGCCTGATCAAGTTTTTTCAGCGAGAGCATCCAGTCATATACCTCCCATCTCCATTTTTTGCATTAGCGATTCAGGGTCTCTATAATATTTACCTACAACTTCGGCTACTTTTTTGTAGTTTCGAATATCGTTTTCAAGCATCCATTTTAGAATTTTAATTCGCTTTTGGTGTTCTACAAGTAATTCGTTTAGATCACGCCCTGTTGCATCAGCTATTCTTTTGAATAAAACACTATCTTTTAGATCATCATCAAAATTATCAGTCTTAGGATTCCAAGAAAATGCTGCGTGTGATGAGCTTGCAGAAATTATCTCAGATACGGCAATTGCACGTCTACTACTTTGTCCGGTAGAGCTTTCCTTGACTCGTTTGATTACAACTGCACAGTTCATTAATGAAATGTATGCAGGAGGAATATCCATTGGTTTTTGTTGTAATCTTTTTGTAGCAGACTCTAGTCCATCTGCATGCATAGTACACAAACCACCGTGACCTGTTGCCATGGCCTGGAACATGACATAAGCCTCAGAGCCTCTAATTTCTCCTACAATGATATAGTCAGGTCTGTGTCTTACACCGGCTTTTATGAGATCATACATGCCTATTTCACCTTCACCGCTAAGACCAAAGCCGCTTCTTGAGACCAGCGTAAACCAGTTTTCATGATTTATGTTGATTTCAGCAACATCTTCAACTGAGAAAATTTTGTAATCAGGATGAACAAGACCAGTGATTGCATTAAGTACTGTAGTCTTACCGCTACCTGTTGAACCAATTATGATAAATGACATTTTGGATTCAACAAGCATCCAAAGATATGCTGCAATTGACATGTTTATTGTGCCAAATTTTATTAAATCAATTACAGTGTACGGGTCTTCTTTGAACTTTCTTATTGTAAAACTTGTTCCTTTTGGTGTTACTTCTTTTTGATAAAGAACTGAAATTCTATGGTTTCCTTGCAGTGCCAAGTCAGAGATTGGAAAAGCAGAGCTGATGTGTTTTCCTGCTCGAAATACAATTCTTGATACAAAAGAATTTAGGTTTTCATTTGAGGGGTATCTGATGTTAGTAGGAATGCTGTCATAGTTTCGATGCCATACAAATATGGGTTTTTCAGTTCCACTGCAACTAATATCTTCTATGCTAACATCATGCATTAGCGGATCAATTAGTCCAAATCCAAGCACATCACGCTTTAGATAATACTTGACTTTTTCCATGCTTGTACTGGAATGGTTTAAGAATAGTTTTTCATTTTCTTTCAAAATTACATTAAGATAGTCTTCAAAATTTTGGTCACTTTTTGTTTTTGATGGAGATTCAAGACTTTCTTCAATTAATCGGTACAACTTTTCAAAGATTGCCTTTTCTTCATAGTTAAGTTTTAGTTCATCGATGAAATAAAGATATGATGATTTCTCTACATTATACAAGATATTTGCATAGCTAAATGGTGGATCCAGTGGATATTTTTTTACAAGCTCAAATCCTTGCGGGATTTGATTTTGTCCCTCATCAACAAGGTTACTTGCAAGAAAACCTTCAATTTCTTTTGTTTTTGATTTATCTTTCATTTTTTATTCACCAAAAATAAAAAGAAGAAAAGAGGGGCATTTTTAGCCTCCTATTTAGACTCTACAGTTACCGATTGCGGTGCACCTACATTGCCAGCATATACTGCTACACTGCTTTGTGAACCTGCATCTACAGTACTCAGTATGCCAGATGGTACTTGGAAGTACACTATTGCTCTATCACCTGGTTTCAATGATATTGGACCAGTTGCTTTTGACAGACACATATTTGAACCACTATTTGGTGCAAACTCATTGATGGTGATCACGCCAGTACCGCTACATGTACCAGAACCTCCAGTTGAAAGATTCTTCAAATAGCCGGTACTATTTGTACCAGGATATTGTAGTTGGGATTGGAAGTTTGTAGTAGTTACTCTTGTTGAGTTATTGTCGTAATACCAGCTTGCAAATGGCACCTGATTACCTCTTACATTAATCTGGTCTACTGACAAAATCTTGTCACCACTGTTTCTGACTTCTGCAGCACCATACACATATGTACTTCCTGGGCTGCTTGAAGAGTCCACCCATACATGAACACCCTGAGTAGCAACACCCGCAGATTGGGCACCTGTTTGGAAAAGAGAAGTACCATACAGTACAACACCTGTTCCAAGAACAACTGATGCGACCAAGATGATCAATGTCGTGAGTACGGCACTGATTGCCTTTCTGTTCTTTGGTTTAGAGAACATATTCATTATTACCAAAAATGACTATGTGGGTTATCTGATCTAGTATGTATTGTCAAATTACATATCATCAGAAGAGACAGTCTTGTAGGCAGTAATGAATTTGGCCACAAGTTGTTTTAGATCAGAAGAACCACGTACACTGTTGCGAAATCGTTTTGAAGTAGATTTTGAGACCCCAATTGCAATAAGTGATATGCCAGAAACATCTAGTTTTTTTGTAATTTTAGTCAAATGTTGATTTATTCTTTCATATCCAGAAGAATGGCCATCAGTTATGACAAAAATATATTTTCTTTCTCTAGGGTCATTTACCAGAATTCTACGTGTTAGCTCCAGTGCATCAGGTAGTAAAGACAGACCATTGTTTTCAAGTGAACCTATGCGTGCCTGTACCTCATGATCATATTTTTCTTTAAAATCTTTCAAGATTTGAAAATTATTATCAAAACTAAACAGTGCCCATGCATCAGATTTTCCTGCAAGATCATTTGCAGATTCTGATACGCATATTGTAAATTCCTTAACTTGATCAAATCTCAGGCTCATGCTGGCACTTTTGTCTATTAGAATTGCCCATGCCTCCTCAACTCTTTTGATTTCATCACGTTCAAAGATATCCGTAGTCTGTCCTTCTGAGGCTATTGCTTGAATTGCCATTTGCATGTTCAAATATCCAATTTGATCAATTCGTGGTTCATCCACAAGATTTGCTACCATGCGCAGTTGTTGACGAATTCTTTTCAATAGAGGTGATGCTTTTTCTTTTAGTT of the Candidatus Nitrosotalea sinensis genome contains:
- a CDS encoding nucleotidyltransferase family protein, giving the protein MQALLLSGGFGKRLKPLTDYLPKPMIPICNYPIIEWQIRYFKKFGINDIIVCVGYRSDQVIKYLDGKNFGVTITYSVENRPLGTAGAIKKAAKHIDSDSFFVANGDVLTNLDLGKLKTHDNSIAVIPLRTSFGIVHLDNSKVERFEEKPEMSNYWMNAGIYNLNKDVLKHVPSVGNLESTTFPILAKKEKLNAIQYGNVFWKSIDSYKDMEECESLIKSTQYEKFIASK
- a CDS encoding 5-(carboxyamino)imidazole ribonucleotide synthase, which gives rise to MTKSLGIIGGGQLGMMLTEAAKTMPEYISDVTVLDPTENCPASRSGAKQIVADFKDKNAIVELALQSDVITYEIESGDSEVLESLHGEVAINPSPSTLRVIQDKYLQKKFLRQNNIPVADFDVIESLDDLRKKTVIFQYPVLLKARRDAYDGRGNFKINDSSQIEEAYNKFAGRQTMIEKFVDFKMEVSVIAARNIHGEIATYPLVENIHRENILEFTIAPARVDNKIASEADRIAKKTMDVLHGAGVFGIEMFVTKDEKVLINEIAPRVHNSGHHTLQSSETSQFEQHLRAILGLPLGSTKLKHATVMCNILGPKDFFGRYKPITLEQTNGVYLKMYNKDEAKPQRKLGHFNVVDEQDKGIDFVFEKAIEIKKSVKFLT
- a CDS encoding transcriptional regulator, whose protein sequence is MSGLDTLIAKSLELVVRDNLGQITFERIEKRLFEKYVISFSQAVEDFEKLDTVLREFFGGDADGVEKNLLDKIVAMREQKNHVKQWMTLEDARLMRMMLKSLGDEDKKNIINTVMGESKTISDILEISNIPQTSGYRKINSLIRDGVLLPHDHVNTSDGKKVTKYKAIFENVRISVEKNKIVMKILPTRESIDKSRIMQIMCS
- a CDS encoding TrmB family transcriptional regulator yields the protein MTIDASKILPTSMQSDISLSSHEVLFDKIRNELSKFGLTPNQSKVFLYLEKYGSSTATQVSKALKIPRTETYHLLTNLQNKGIISAAFQHPIRFTSLPMDKAITTLINAEKERVKNLETQEKKLIDMWNALPRFKTNNEEVKDGKFQMLQGTNQMTGKIKEMLSGSKETIQVLASEKDFMKFYHAGYLEIIENSKSEVQIISSSSEKTSYIFEGNLMSKVKKTPMKIKEDLCFIIIDEKESILFMKNTNEVSQNVLAMWTDSSSMVYTLKLLFTYVWSNSKHFKNE
- a CDS encoding A24 family peptidase C-terminal domain-containing protein: MFDGLSVVNIVRMIAAFTMLGLASFLDLKKREINDMLWIAFSGVSILLVVFSPDILFSLKVVGMSLIIAPVALLLWRLGMFGGADALCLVVLASLAPMFTITTAQLTPFTILTNAAILSVASLFVNLSRNIISITRKENIFKDIDETRMKKILAIFIGYKAKNPKHSFSLETVIDGKKHLDFSLKHVEHMSFCNEKETWVTPGMPYILYIAAGFIIQVFYGDIIFNLLKLF
- a CDS encoding type II secretion system F family protein — protein: MLSLKKLDQADYEKKQNKKIERELPYFITIMSLLASSGFGPYTILQKIKDINLLPVIQTETIKILKKIDMLGVDPLTALSQAKDKPSSRALGEFLNGYVSAIQSGGNVVNYLKSKMSSSYDRLENLEKQSVEKLSGVVHGWLTMQIVILAVFILVAAIGSNPLTSSGDQTQSDPPYLLLIFSPIISIAFMKIVQKMNTSNIPEIELKKLLKFCLPPFIVVIVLIASNVLSNFHANAYILGIALVIASLWPALKFQKIYTINIHAESATPQILRDITEARKAGMGPEKCIIHACKRKDFKSFNIVANTIANKLEWGIPMSNIFETLQKEMKNFQVLVSFRILFEIISSGGGNVNTLDSLADASEKIHNIAKNKRDMLQPYVIVGFMLIVITGFTTLLTIDSFAEINQGKDVVHTNNAQQNTAPNSLLEVVSIAVVAQAWLAGLFIGKITKGAYSGGFMFSLLLTVITMASIGMIQLHVINIGSILKPASST
- a CDS encoding type II/IV secretion system ATPase subunit, encoding MKDKSKTKEIEGFLASNLVDEGQNQIPQGFELVKKYPLDPPFSYANILYNVEKSSYLYFIDELKLNYEEKAIFEKLYRLIEESLESPSKTKSDQNFEDYLNVILKENEKLFLNHSSTSMEKVKYYLKRDVLGFGLIDPLMHDVSIEDISCSGTEKPIFVWHRNYDSIPTNIRYPSNENLNSFVSRIVFRAGKHISSAFPISDLALQGNHRISVLYQKEVTPKGTSFTIRKFKEDPYTVIDLIKFGTINMSIAAYLWMLVESKMSFIIIGSTGSGKTTVLNAITGLVHPDYKIFSVEDVAEININHENWFTLVSRSGFGLSGEGEIGMYDLIKAGVRHRPDYIIVGEIRGSEAYVMFQAMATGHGGLCTMHADGLESATKRLQQKPMDIPPAYISLMNCAVVIKRVKESSTGQSSRRAIAVSEIISASSSHAAFSWNPKTDNFDDDLKDSVLFKRIADATGRDLNELLVEHQKRIKILKWMLENDIRNYKKVAEVVGKYYRDPESLMQKMEMGGI